Proteins encoded within one genomic window of Pseudodesulfovibrio senegalensis:
- a CDS encoding tetratricopeptide repeat protein, with protein sequence MESQHESGHSSQKTVRRSTCALLVFAALMIGVFAGNAVTLIMQANRHQQSAPPPSAPADMPQTRPDPTQARLESTAAAHPDDPGAWARLGHYYFDNNMPAKAVGTYEKALALDPGNANLWSDLGVMYRRTGQFAKAVQSFEKATALDPAHMTACFNKGIVLLHDLNRKQEALAVWEGILKQNPKATTPGGQPLSDLVREVRGQ encoded by the coding sequence ATGGAATCACAGCACGAATCCGGCCACAGCAGCCAGAAAACGGTCCGCCGCTCCACGTGCGCGCTGCTGGTGTTTGCCGCGCTCATGATCGGCGTGTTTGCCGGCAACGCCGTAACCCTGATCATGCAGGCAAACCGTCATCAGCAGTCGGCTCCGCCCCCGTCAGCGCCCGCCGACATGCCGCAGACACGGCCCGACCCCACTCAGGCGCGGCTTGAATCGACGGCGGCCGCACACCCGGACGATCCCGGAGCATGGGCCCGGCTGGGTCATTACTATTTTGACAACAATATGCCCGCCAAGGCCGTGGGCACCTATGAGAAAGCCCTTGCGCTGGACCCGGGCAACGCCAACCTGTGGTCCGATCTGGGCGTCATGTATCGCCGCACCGGGCAATTTGCAAAGGCCGTGCAATCCTTTGAAAAGGCTACGGCGCTGGACCCCGCCCACATGACCGCGTGCTTCAACAAGGGCATCGTGCTGCTGCACGACCTGAACCGCAAGCAGGAGGCCCTGGCCGTCTGGGAAGGCATATTGAAACAGAACCCCAAAGCCACCACGCCCGGCGGACAACCCCTGAGCGACCTTGTGCGGGAAGTACGCGGCCAGTAA
- a CDS encoding 6-hydroxymethylpterin diphosphokinase MptE-like protein produces the protein MSESVAIDVLVEMGVLVAAQPLPEPAAPVGEEHVFFDHTPCWAYEKPLLATPYADRNKRLFEELTPETPLPEVVKKAGIVAFLGAADTPLFRFFLQQQDVTVLIFEPDMARLERFAASVPAKELSSNGVFIFQGDLFSMPFHLPRLFPPALFENGFPVFYALPGMDEAWPEYTHDVVEYLELLFYRYRIYQVAGQFNDRGRPLRPMTRSLFYDQFLHTYENVVDYATRRSIRPLRNLFRGKTAILVAAGYDLTNRIEFIRANRDRCVVVAVNSALKTLLAHGIEPHFVVINDSSLATEKSFQDVPPLKRTALVGHCMSYLGGQATPNRFLFGSYLPEVFGPRPALRLYASVISTAFSVARYLGCSKCILAGAQLCSVDPYKIGYVKGSVYEQVPRSTRELVNRYPQLYPVKTPWGRTLYTSLNFRDAALWLCEEIRLSEVEVINLTRDSIIFGPNIHFDENPQLPEDPDVERIFATVLAMPGRTDADMGRIVQHVRNEMRTWTNTVEPLGVLANMEGDEFLRVGADVVAQLDRGNVSYLVQRFEDFDNARFHEGLWGEESTPDDQEQALRYYLEYVERMARHFLDVLADQHRQLRALAQV, from the coding sequence ATGTCCGAATCCGTTGCCATTGATGTGCTTGTCGAGATGGGCGTGCTGGTTGCTGCCCAGCCGTTGCCCGAACCGGCCGCCCCGGTGGGTGAAGAGCACGTCTTTTTTGATCATACCCCGTGCTGGGCATATGAAAAGCCCCTGCTCGCCACGCCATACGCGGACAGGAACAAAAGGCTGTTCGAGGAACTGACCCCGGAAACGCCGTTGCCCGAGGTCGTGAAAAAGGCGGGCATCGTGGCCTTTCTGGGGGCGGCGGACACCCCGCTCTTTCGGTTCTTCCTGCAACAGCAGGACGTGACCGTGCTGATCTTCGAGCCGGACATGGCCCGGCTGGAGCGGTTCGCGGCGTCGGTTCCTGCCAAGGAGCTTTCCTCCAACGGGGTCTTCATCTTTCAGGGCGATTTGTTTTCCATGCCGTTTCACCTGCCGCGCCTGTTTCCGCCCGCCCTGTTTGAGAATGGGTTTCCGGTTTTCTATGCCCTGCCGGGCATGGACGAGGCCTGGCCCGAGTACACGCACGACGTGGTGGAATATCTGGAACTGCTGTTCTACCGCTATCGCATCTATCAGGTGGCGGGCCAGTTCAATGACCGCGGCCGTCCCCTGCGGCCCATGACCCGTTCGCTTTTTTACGACCAGTTCCTGCACACCTATGAGAATGTCGTGGACTACGCCACGCGTCGGAGCATCCGGCCCCTGCGCAACCTGTTCCGGGGCAAGACCGCCATTCTGGTGGCGGCCGGCTATGATTTGACCAACCGCATCGAATTCATCCGCGCCAACCGGGACCGTTGCGTGGTCGTTGCTGTCAACAGTGCGCTCAAAACGCTGCTGGCCCACGGCATCGAGCCGCATTTCGTGGTCATCAACGACAGCTCGCTGGCCACGGAAAAGAGTTTTCAGGATGTGCCGCCGCTCAAGCGCACCGCGCTGGTGGGGCATTGCATGTCCTATCTCGGGGGACAGGCCACCCCGAACCGTTTTCTGTTCGGTTCGTATCTGCCGGAAGTGTTCGGGCCGCGCCCGGCCTTGCGGCTGTATGCCTCGGTGATTTCCACGGCGTTTTCCGTGGCCCGGTATCTGGGCTGCAGCAAGTGTATCCTGGCCGGGGCCCAGCTTTGCTCGGTGGATCCGTACAAAATCGGTTACGTCAAGGGGAGCGTTTATGAACAGGTGCCCCGGAGCACAAGAGAATTGGTCAATCGCTACCCGCAGTTGTATCCTGTCAAAACGCCGTGGGGACGGACCCTGTATACGTCATTGAATTTCCGGGATGCCGCGCTCTGGCTGTGTGAGGAAATCCGGCTTTCCGAGGTCGAGGTCATCAATCTGACCCGTGATAGCATCATCTTCGGCCCGAATATTCATTTTGATGAGAATCCGCAGCTCCCCGAAGACCCGGACGTGGAACGCATTTTTGCCACGGTGCTGGCCATGCCCGGCCGCACGGATGCAGACATGGGACGCATCGTGCAGCATGTACGGAACGAGATGCGCACGTGGACCAACACGGTGGAGCCCCTCGGCGTGCTCGCGAACATGGAGGGCGACGAGTTTTTGCGCGTGGGCGCGGACGTGGTGGCCCAGTTGGACCGGGGCAACGTGTCCTACCTTGTGCAGCGCTTCGAGGATTTCGATAACGCCCGTTTTCATGAGGGGTTGTGGGGCGAAGAATCCACCCCGGATGATCAGGAACAGGCCTTGCGGTATTATCTGGAGTATGTGGAGCGCATGGCCCGGCATTTTCTGGATGTGCTGGCGGACCAGCACCGGCAGCTGCGCGCGCTGGCGCAGGTCTGA
- the hisG gene encoding ATP phosphoribosyltransferase gives MMSDNTLRLGVPKGSLQDATIKLFAKAGWNIRLHHRNYFPDIDDKEISCSLARAQEMAMYVEQGTFDVGLTGKDWIMEYDSDVVVVDDLIYSKVSNRPARWVLCVNGNSPYKRPEDLEGKTIATELTGFTKKYFESIGVNVDVSFSWGTTEAKVVEGLCDAIVEITETGTTIKANGLRIIAELMQTNTQLIANRKAWEDPFKRKKIEQINMLLQGALRAEKLVGMKMNLPKAALDAAQAIMPAQTSPTIAELKDEAWVSAEIVVDESVVRDIIPQLKQLGAEAIIEYPLNKVI, from the coding sequence ATAATGTCCGACAATACGCTTCGACTCGGTGTGCCCAAAGGTTCCCTGCAAGACGCAACCATCAAGCTCTTTGCCAAGGCCGGCTGGAACATCCGCCTGCACCACCGCAACTACTTTCCGGACATTGACGACAAGGAGATCTCCTGCTCGCTGGCGCGTGCGCAGGAAATGGCCATGTACGTGGAGCAGGGCACCTTCGACGTGGGCCTGACCGGCAAGGACTGGATCATGGAGTATGATTCCGACGTGGTCGTGGTTGACGACCTGATCTATTCCAAGGTCTCCAACCGTCCGGCCCGCTGGGTGCTGTGCGTCAACGGCAATTCCCCGTACAAGCGGCCCGAGGACCTCGAAGGCAAGACCATCGCCACCGAGCTGACCGGGTTCACCAAGAAGTACTTCGAATCCATCGGCGTGAACGTGGATGTATCCTTCTCATGGGGCACCACCGAGGCCAAGGTCGTGGAAGGCCTGTGCGACGCCATCGTGGAGATCACCGAGACCGGCACCACCATCAAGGCCAACGGCCTGCGCATCATTGCCGAGCTCATGCAGACCAACACCCAGCTCATCGCCAACCGCAAGGCGTGGGAAGACCCGTTCAAGCGCAAGAAGATCGAACAGATCAACATGCTTTTGCAGGGCGCCCTGCGCGCGGAAAAGCTGGTGGGCATGAAGATGAACCTGCCCAAGGCCGCGCTGGACGCTGCCCAGGCCATCATGCCCGCCCAGACCTCGCCCACCATTGCCGAGCTCAAGGACGAGGCATGGGTTTCCGCGGAAATCGTGGTGGACGAGAGCGTGGTGCGCGACATCATTCCCCAGCTCAAGCAGCTCGGGGCCGAGGCCATCATCGAATATCCGCTGAACAAGGTCATCTAG
- the dapF gene encoding diaminopimelate epimerase produces the protein MSEMFGTNVPFYKMQGCGNDFVVIDNRELGLSRAEMPRWAEKICARAFGICADGLFFIDEAPEDSGLDYCWHFYNNDGSRAEMCGNASRCAGRLTYTLDIAPAEHVFGTDAGPIRAKVITEGPERGQVKVQLTPPKDTQTGIELSADGRDLTVHYVDTGVPHVVVFVDDVQAEDIKALGAAIRYHERFAPAGTNVNIAQVKDKETILLRTYERGVEDETYACGTGAAATQFLARELGLTDSAARLTTSGGEVLTVSVEDGQVFLQGAAELTFSGDLYLDAVGL, from the coding sequence ATGAGCGAAATGTTCGGCACCAATGTGCCGTTTTACAAGATGCAGGGATGCGGCAACGATTTTGTTGTCATCGATAACCGGGAGCTGGGCCTGAGCCGGGCGGAAATGCCGCGCTGGGCCGAGAAAATCTGTGCGCGGGCCTTTGGCATTTGCGCGGACGGCCTGTTTTTCATTGACGAAGCCCCCGAGGATTCCGGGCTGGATTACTGCTGGCATTTCTATAACAACGACGGCAGCCGCGCCGAAATGTGCGGCAATGCCTCACGCTGCGCGGGCAGGCTGACCTATACGCTGGACATCGCCCCGGCCGAGCATGTTTTCGGCACGGACGCCGGGCCGATTCGGGCCAAGGTCATTACCGAAGGACCGGAGCGCGGACAGGTCAAGGTGCAGCTTACGCCGCCCAAGGACACGCAGACCGGCATCGAACTTTCTGCGGACGGACGCGACCTGACCGTGCATTACGTGGACACCGGCGTTCCCCATGTTGTCGTGTTCGTGGACGACGTGCAGGCCGAGGACATCAAGGCCCTCGGTGCGGCCATCCGCTACCATGAACGGTTTGCTCCGGCCGGGACCAACGTGAACATCGCGCAGGTCAAGGACAAGGAGACCATCCTGTTGCGCACCTACGAGCGCGGCGTGGAGGACGAAACCTATGCCTGCGGCACGGGCGCGGCCGCCACGCAGTTCCTTGCCCGGGAACTGGGCCTGACCGATTCTGCCGCACGCCTGACCACCAGCGGCGGCGAGGTGCTGACCGTTTCCGTCGAGGATGGACAGGTCTTTTTGCAGGGCGCTGCGGAGTTGACGTTCAGCGGCGATTTGTATCTGGACGCGGTTGGTTTGTAG
- the hisI gene encoding phosphoribosyl-AMP cyclohydrolase, producing MIRPDFKKMNGLIPAIAQDAETGEILMMAYMNEEAWDKTLETGDVHYYSRSRQCLWHKGGTSGHTQTVKSIRIDCDDDTVVVLIDQIGGAACHKGYRSCFYRELKDGEVKECSPIVFDPKEVYK from the coding sequence ATGATTCGACCCGATTTCAAGAAAATGAATGGCCTGATCCCGGCCATTGCTCAGGATGCCGAAACCGGTGAAATCCTGATGATGGCCTACATGAACGAGGAAGCCTGGGACAAGACCCTGGAGACCGGCGACGTGCATTACTACAGCCGTTCCCGCCAGTGCTTGTGGCATAAGGGCGGTACCTCGGGCCATACCCAGACGGTGAAGTCCATCCGCATTGATTGCGATGACGACACCGTGGTCGTGCTCATCGATCAGATCGGCGGAGCCGCCTGCCACAAGGGCTACCGCAGCTGTTTCTACCGTGAACTCAAGGATGGCGAGGTCAAGGAATGCTCGCCCATCGTTTTCGACCCCAAGGAGGTCTACAAATAA
- a CDS encoding cation:proton antiporter, whose translation MGIATDIILIVVFAFFCGMIMQRIGQPLILGYILAGVLLGPNTGGYTVSGVHEIELLAEIGIALLLFALGLEFSFKDLKPVRKVALIGTPLQMLLTILLGYGAGQVMGLDWRSSIWLGGLISFSSTMVLLKTLMNQGWMGTLSSKVMVGMLIVQDLAVVPLMIALPELNDPMVGLPKLGIAALKAGAFLACMIVLGTRLLPWLLGRIASVGSRELFLIAIAAIGLGVGYLTYLVGLSFAFGAFVAGLVLSESDYGHQALSDIMPLRDIFGLLFFSSVGMLFDPEFLVNHLSTVLLLLLVVCVGKGLVMAMISALFKYRNVVPLAVGLGLFQVGEFAFVLARLGVSTQSISQEMYSLVLTITILSMALTPIVSGQTERLYRLRKRWFRHEQHESVNIPEKGLRNHAVILGGGRIGFQVAEILKRLGKSFVVVEHDQRRFEQLKQDGLPVLFGDATQHAVLEAAGIDTAALAVVTVPGFVTARSIITMIKQEHASVGIVTRSSGHDEVVKMHALGVSGTALPELEGSLEMARQSLRHLNMSPMEILRRTDAIRQEIYSQMCGKDQDYRELSQLRSAEREFDLQWVRLPEQGGLTNLSIDDANIRKHTGATIVGVVRDGVLQTNPGAGFVFRGGDRIAIIGSDEAREAFCILSESGCCDGTSSAPA comes from the coding sequence ATGGGCATAGCCACCGACATCATACTCATCGTTGTCTTTGCATTCTTCTGCGGCATGATCATGCAGCGGATCGGGCAGCCGCTCATTCTGGGCTACATTCTGGCCGGTGTGCTGCTGGGACCGAACACCGGCGGATACACGGTCTCGGGCGTCCATGAGATCGAACTCCTCGCGGAAATCGGCATCGCCCTGCTGCTCTTCGCACTGGGGCTGGAATTTTCCTTCAAGGACCTGAAGCCGGTCCGAAAGGTGGCGCTCATCGGCACGCCCCTGCAGATGCTGTTGACCATACTGCTCGGCTACGGGGCCGGACAGGTCATGGGGCTGGACTGGAGGTCCTCCATATGGCTGGGCGGCCTGATTTCCTTTTCCAGCACCATGGTACTGCTCAAGACGCTGATGAACCAGGGCTGGATGGGCACGCTTTCCAGCAAGGTCATGGTGGGCATGCTCATCGTGCAGGACTTGGCCGTGGTGCCGCTCATGATCGCCCTGCCCGAACTCAACGACCCCATGGTGGGCCTGCCCAAGCTGGGCATTGCCGCGCTCAAGGCCGGAGCTTTCCTTGCCTGCATGATCGTTCTGGGCACGCGGCTGCTGCCCTGGCTCCTTGGCCGCATTGCCAGCGTGGGGTCGCGGGAACTGTTCCTCATCGCCATAGCCGCCATCGGCCTCGGGGTCGGCTACCTGACCTATCTGGTGGGGCTTTCATTTGCGTTCGGCGCCTTCGTGGCCGGGCTGGTGCTGAGCGAATCGGATTACGGGCATCAGGCCCTGAGCGACATCATGCCGCTGCGGGACATATTCGGCCTGTTGTTCTTTTCCTCGGTGGGCATGCTCTTTGACCCCGAATTCCTGGTGAACCACCTTTCCACGGTACTGTTGCTGCTGCTGGTTGTCTGCGTGGGCAAGGGCCTCGTGATGGCCATGATCTCGGCCCTGTTCAAATACCGCAACGTGGTGCCGCTGGCCGTGGGATTGGGCCTTTTCCAGGTGGGGGAATTCGCGTTCGTCCTCGCCCGGCTGGGCGTTTCCACGCAATCCATCAGCCAGGAAATGTATTCGCTGGTGCTGACCATCACCATCCTGTCCATGGCCCTGACCCCCATTGTTTCGGGACAGACCGAACGGCTCTACAGGCTCAGAAAACGCTGGTTCCGCCATGAGCAGCACGAATCCGTGAACATTCCGGAAAAAGGACTGCGCAACCACGCCGTCATACTGGGCGGCGGACGGATCGGCTTTCAGGTGGCGGAAATCCTGAAACGACTGGGCAAGTCGTTCGTGGTGGTGGAACATGACCAGAGGCGTTTCGAACAACTCAAGCAGGACGGACTGCCCGTGCTTTTCGGTGACGCCACGCAACACGCAGTGCTTGAGGCGGCCGGGATCGACACCGCTGCGCTGGCGGTGGTGACCGTGCCGGGCTTTGTGACCGCACGCTCCATCATAACCATGATCAAACAGGAACACGCCAGCGTCGGAATCGTCACACGCTCTTCCGGGCATGACGAAGTCGTGAAAATGCATGCGCTGGGCGTCTCGGGAACAGCGCTGCCGGAACTGGAAGGGAGTCTGGAAATGGCGCGTCAGTCCCTGCGCCACCTGAACATGTCGCCCATGGAAATCCTGCGCAGGACAGACGCCATACGGCAGGAAATCTACTCCCAGATGTGCGGCAAGGATCAGGACTACCGGGAGCTTTCCCAGCTGCGGAGCGCAGAACGCGAATTCGACCTGCAATGGGTCCGGCTGCCTGAACAGGGCGGGCTGACAAACCTGTCCATCGACGACGCCAACATCCGAAAACACACCGGCGCCACCATTGTCGGCGTTGTCCGGGACGGCGTCCTGCAGACCAACCCCGGTGCCGGTTTCGTTTTCCGCGGCGGCGACAGGATCGCCATCATCGGCAGCGACGAGGCACGCGAAGCCTTCTGTATCCTTTCCGAATCAGGATGCTGCGACGGCACGTCTTCCGCCCCCGCATAG
- the hemW gene encoding radical SAM family heme chaperone HemW: protein MPVHSGDSPAIRPAFPGAAKERCSQQAEGLLLYIHVPFCKSRCHYCTFHSQAYNQVTFAWYLKTLLQEIKLWGKRLKKPRVATVYFGGGTPSLMAPHQLDDVMKALRKHFSLHPNMEATLEANPDSATDVSYFRALRSIGFNRLSLGIQSLDDQDLIMMGRPHSAAQAVESFGAARAAGFNNISVDFIWGLPDQRLKTWLDTLEQAVKMKPEHISAYNLTLEPYTVLFKRHDAGELALPSEQEAGRMFIYGAEYLESHGFLHYEVSNFARMGFMSAHNSGYWEGRDYLGLGPSAVSTLGKRRFTNPRYMDEYDAAVRGDFAGQDFEQLTEEHLLQEMVMLSLRTTKGLDLKDFKKRAGYDLVKRRHRLVSALHRENLVRINQGRLKLTKNGMLVSNPIVRRLIFDE from the coding sequence ATGCCCGTGCACAGCGGCGATTCCCCGGCCATACGCCCGGCCTTTCCGGGAGCAGCCAAAGAGCGCTGTTCCCAACAGGCCGAAGGACTGCTGCTGTATATCCACGTGCCGTTCTGCAAATCACGCTGTCATTACTGCACGTTTCACTCCCAGGCCTACAATCAGGTCACCTTTGCCTGGTACCTGAAGACCCTGCTGCAGGAAATCAAACTGTGGGGCAAACGGCTCAAAAAGCCCCGGGTGGCCACCGTGTATTTCGGCGGGGGCACGCCCAGCCTCATGGCTCCGCACCAGCTCGACGACGTCATGAAGGCCCTGCGCAAGCATTTCTCGCTGCACCCCAACATGGAGGCCACGCTGGAGGCCAACCCGGATTCAGCCACGGACGTGAGCTATTTCCGCGCCCTGCGCAGCATCGGGTTCAACCGGCTCTCGCTGGGCATCCAGAGCCTCGACGACCAGGACCTGATCATGATGGGCAGGCCGCACTCCGCGGCGCAGGCCGTGGAATCCTTTGGCGCGGCGCGCGCCGCCGGGTTCAACAACATCAGCGTGGATTTCATCTGGGGATTGCCGGACCAGCGGCTCAAGACATGGCTGGACACGCTGGAGCAGGCCGTGAAAATGAAGCCCGAACACATTTCCGCCTACAACCTGACACTTGAGCCGTACACGGTGCTGTTCAAACGCCACGACGCGGGCGAGCTGGCCCTGCCCTCGGAGCAGGAGGCCGGACGCATGTTCATCTATGGCGCGGAATATCTGGAATCGCACGGATTCCTGCACTACGAGGTTTCCAACTTCGCGCGCATGGGCTTCATGTCCGCGCACAACTCGGGCTACTGGGAAGGCCGCGACTATCTCGGACTGGGACCGTCCGCCGTGTCCACGCTGGGCAAACGGCGCTTCACCAACCCGCGCTACATGGACGAATACGATGCGGCCGTGCGCGGCGACTTTGCCGGGCAGGATTTCGAGCAGCTCACCGAAGAGCACCTGTTGCAGGAGATGGTCATGCTCAGCCTGCGCACCACCAAGGGGCTGGACCTCAAGGATTTCAAAAAACGCGCGGGGTACGATCTGGTCAAGCGGCGGCATCGGCTGGTCAGTGCCCTGCACCGCGAAAATCTGGTGCGCATCAATCAGGGCAGGCTCAAGCTGACCAAAAACGGCATGCTCGTTTCCAATCCCATTGTCCGCCGCCTGATTTTCGACGAATAA
- a CDS encoding NAD(P)/FAD-dependent oxidoreductase — translation MTAKTDPLDGAILQRDKNTYAIVPRTPVGLISPQQLRALADVVEKYQVPIVKITSGQRMALVGMEKDTIPKIWADLEMEIGRATELCLHYVQACPGTAVCTFGKQDSLGLGMELEEEFMGMDLPAKVKIGVSGCPLCCGESRVRDIGLIGKTKGWTVLMGGNAGNQVRIADEMASNLSAEEAKELLRKLMAFYRENGNKRERTAKFMKRVGVEAVRQAVGLE, via the coding sequence ATGACCGCCAAGACCGATCCGCTGGACGGAGCCATCCTGCAACGGGACAAGAACACCTACGCCATCGTGCCCAGAACTCCGGTGGGGCTGATTTCGCCGCAGCAGTTGCGCGCGCTGGCCGACGTGGTGGAAAAATATCAGGTGCCCATCGTCAAGATCACCTCGGGCCAGCGCATGGCTTTGGTGGGCATGGAAAAGGACACCATCCCCAAGATATGGGCCGACCTTGAAATGGAAATAGGCAGGGCCACCGAGCTCTGTCTGCACTATGTGCAGGCCTGCCCGGGAACGGCGGTCTGCACCTTCGGCAAACAGGATTCTCTGGGGCTTGGCATGGAACTGGAAGAAGAGTTCATGGGCATGGATCTGCCCGCCAAGGTCAAGATCGGCGTGTCCGGCTGCCCGCTCTGTTGCGGGGAAAGCCGCGTGCGCGACATCGGGCTGATCGGCAAGACAAAGGGCTGGACTGTGCTCATGGGCGGCAACGCGGGCAATCAGGTGCGCATTGCCGACGAGATGGCCAGCAACCTGAGCGCGGAAGAAGCCAAGGAACTGCTGCGCAAGCTCATGGCCTTTTACCGCGAGAACGGCAACAAGCGCGAACGCACGGCAAAATTCATGAAACGCGTGGGCGTGGAAGCGGTCAGGCAGGCCGTGGGGCTGGAATAA
- the serS gene encoding serine--tRNA ligase, with translation MLDLKRMQNNPDVVRESLKKRGSAIDVQEFATLDEKRKALIAEVEELKAERNKVGPEIAKRKRAKEDASDLLARMGEVAERVKTLDAELAEVQAAEKEWIMAVPNIPAEDTPVGATEDDNPVRRYWGEKPELNFAPKEHWELGVELGGFDFERAAKLTGARFVVSKGWAAKLERALAAFMLDTHLNEHDYLEIIPPFIVNRDTMTGTGQLPKFEEDLFKLRGTEYYLIPTAEVPLTNLYSGEVLEESQLPMRLCAHTPCFRSEAGSYGKDTKGLIRQHQFMKVEMVNLAHPDHSYEALEAMTAAAEKILQKLGLHYRVIELCTGDMGFSAAKTYDLEVWLPGQDKYREISSCSNCEDFQARRANIKFQPENSKKKEFVHTLNGSGLAVGRTLVAVLENYQQEDGSIVVPEALRPYMGGLEVIKG, from the coding sequence ATGCTTGACCTGAAACGCATGCAGAACAATCCGGACGTGGTCCGGGAAAGCCTGAAAAAACGCGGCTCGGCCATCGACGTGCAGGAATTCGCCACGTTGGACGAAAAGCGCAAGGCCCTCATCGCCGAGGTGGAGGAGCTCAAGGCCGAACGCAACAAGGTCGGTCCGGAAATCGCCAAGCGCAAACGCGCCAAGGAAGACGCCTCCGACCTGCTGGCGCGCATGGGCGAGGTTGCCGAGCGGGTCAAGACGCTGGACGCGGAGCTGGCCGAGGTGCAGGCCGCGGAAAAGGAATGGATCATGGCCGTTCCCAACATTCCGGCCGAAGACACCCCGGTGGGCGCCACCGAGGACGACAACCCGGTGCGCCGCTACTGGGGCGAAAAGCCCGAACTGAATTTCGCTCCCAAAGAGCATTGGGAGCTGGGCGTGGAACTAGGCGGCTTCGATTTCGAGCGCGCGGCCAAGCTCACGGGCGCGCGTTTCGTGGTCAGCAAGGGCTGGGCCGCCAAGCTGGAGCGCGCCCTGGCCGCCTTCATGCTCGACACGCACCTCAACGAGCACGACTATCTGGAAATCATCCCGCCGTTCATCGTCAACCGCGACACCATGACCGGCACGGGCCAGTTGCCCAAGTTCGAGGAAGACCTCTTCAAGCTGCGCGGCACCGAATACTACCTGATTCCCACGGCCGAAGTGCCGCTGACCAACCTGTATTCCGGCGAAGTGCTGGAGGAATCCCAGCTGCCCATGCGCCTGTGCGCGCATACGCCGTGCTTCCGGTCCGAGGCCGGTTCCTACGGCAAGGACACCAAGGGCCTGATCCGCCAGCACCAGTTCATGAAGGTGGAAATGGTCAACCTTGCCCATCCCGACCATTCCTACGAGGCGCTGGAGGCCATGACCGCGGCCGCCGAAAAGATCCTGCAAAAGCTCGGCCTGCATTACCGGGTCATCGAGCTGTGCACCGGCGACATGGGCTTTTCCGCGGCCAAGACCTACGACCTTGAAGTCTGGCTGCCCGGTCAGGACAAATACCGCGAGATTTCCTCCTGCTCCAACTGCGAGGACTTTCAGGCCCGGCGCGCCAACATCAAGTTCCAGCCCGAAAATTCCAAGAAAAAGGAATTCGTGCACACCCTGAACGGCTCCGGCCTTGCCGTGGGCCGAACGCTGGTGGCCGTGCTGGAAAACTACCAGCAGGAAGACGGCTCCATCGTGGTGCCCGAGGCCCTGCGCCCCTACATGGGCGGGCTTGAGGTCATCAAGGGCTAG
- a CDS encoding CinA family protein, giving the protein MDRHLISRAVQEVGELLALEDLTLGTAESCTGGLIASTLTDVSGSSNWFRGAVVAYDNEIKRDVLGVEQGVLDEHGAVSEPVVQAMAQGAAKVLGTDVNVAVSGIAGPTGGTPDKPVGTVWVAFSWPGGTRTRSYRFNGDRDAVKAQTVMAVVNGLLSVLR; this is encoded by the coding sequence ATGGACAGACATCTCATATCCCGCGCCGTGCAGGAAGTGGGCGAACTGCTGGCACTGGAAGACCTGACGCTGGGAACCGCGGAATCCTGTACCGGCGGACTCATCGCCAGCACGCTCACGGACGTTTCCGGCAGTTCCAACTGGTTTCGCGGGGCCGTGGTGGCCTATGACAACGAAATCAAACGCGATGTGCTGGGCGTGGAACAAGGCGTGCTGGACGAGCACGGGGCCGTGAGCGAACCCGTGGTGCAGGCCATGGCCCAGGGCGCGGCAAAAGTGCTGGGCACGGACGTGAACGTGGCGGTCTCGGGCATTGCCGGACCCACCGGCGGCACCCCGGACAAGCCCGTTGGTACGGTCTGGGTGGCCTTTTCCTGGCCGGGGGGAACCCGCACCCGGTCCTACCGCTTCAACGGCGACCGCGACGCGGTCAAGGCGCAGACCGTCATGGCCGTGGTCAACGGGCTGCTCTCGGTGCTGCGCTGA